From Nocardia sp. XZ_19_385, the proteins below share one genomic window:
- a CDS encoding CoA-transferase subunit beta yields MSTTETITRAEVCVVAAAEIFRGAGEIMASPMSTVTTIGARLARLTFEPDLLLSDGEALFFAEVPAIGGKAPIEGWIPFSKVFDVVASGRRHVVMGANQIDRHGNQNLSAFGALQQPSRQMFGVRGAPGNTINHATSYFVPKHNRRVFVEAVDIVSGIGYDKIDPENPAYRFHHLHRVVSNLGVFDFNGPDHTLRALSLHPGVTAGEVAENTSFEIAGLGEAGETRWPTDEELRIIRTVLDPRGFREKEVQA; encoded by the coding sequence GTGAGCACAACTGAGACGATCACCCGGGCCGAGGTCTGCGTCGTCGCCGCGGCCGAAATCTTCCGTGGCGCGGGCGAAATCATGGCCAGCCCGATGTCCACCGTCACCACCATCGGCGCGCGCCTGGCCCGGCTCACCTTCGAGCCGGATCTGCTGCTCTCCGACGGTGAGGCGCTGTTCTTCGCCGAGGTGCCCGCGATCGGCGGCAAGGCTCCGATCGAGGGCTGGATCCCGTTCTCCAAGGTGTTCGACGTGGTCGCCTCCGGCCGCCGCCACGTGGTGATGGGCGCCAACCAGATCGACCGGCACGGCAACCAGAATCTGTCGGCTTTCGGTGCGCTGCAGCAGCCTTCGCGGCAGATGTTCGGTGTGCGCGGCGCGCCCGGCAACACCATCAACCATGCCACCAGTTACTTCGTGCCCAAGCACAACCGGCGCGTGTTCGTGGAGGCCGTGGATATCGTCTCCGGAATCGGTTACGACAAGATCGATCCCGAGAACCCGGCTTACCGGTTCCACCATCTGCACCGGGTGGTGTCCAACCTGGGCGTCTTCGACTTCAACGGCCCGGACCACACCCTGCGCGCGCTGTCGCTGCACCCGGGTGTGACCGCGGGTGAGGTCGCCGAGAACACGTCGTTCGAGATCGCCGGGCTCGGCGAAGCTGGCGAGACCCGTTGGCCCACCGACGAAGAGCTGCGGATCATCCGTACCGTCCTCGATCCCAGAGGTTTCCGGGAGAAGGAGGTCCAGGCATGA
- a CDS encoding CoA transferase subunit A: protein MRDKRMSLDDVVGELRSGMTIGIGGWGSRRKPLAFVRALLRSDIKDLTVVTYGGPDLGLLCSAGKVRKAYYGFVSLDSAPFYDPWFAKARTGGEITVREMDEGMVKCGLQAAAARLPFLPIRAGLGSAVIDFWEGELRTVQSPYPTDGKTETLVAMPALNLDAAFVHLDLADKHGNAAYTGVDPYFDDLYCLAAERRYLSVDRLVETEELVKAVPQQSIILNRMMVDGVVEAPGGAHFTFSGSYGRDEKFQRHYVEAAKTPESWAEFKARYLDVSEDEYQAAVRAFAEEQK, encoded by the coding sequence ATGCGCGACAAGCGAATGTCGCTCGACGATGTGGTCGGCGAGCTGCGCAGCGGGATGACGATCGGCATCGGCGGCTGGGGTTCCCGGCGCAAGCCGCTCGCCTTCGTCCGCGCGCTCTTGCGTTCGGACATCAAGGATTTGACCGTCGTCACCTACGGCGGGCCGGATCTGGGTCTGCTGTGTTCGGCGGGCAAGGTGCGAAAGGCCTACTACGGCTTCGTTTCCCTGGATTCCGCGCCGTTCTACGATCCGTGGTTCGCCAAGGCGCGCACCGGCGGCGAGATCACCGTGCGCGAAATGGACGAGGGCATGGTCAAGTGCGGCCTGCAAGCCGCCGCGGCGCGGCTGCCCTTCCTGCCCATCCGCGCCGGATTGGGTTCCGCCGTAATCGATTTCTGGGAGGGCGAGCTGCGGACCGTGCAGTCGCCGTACCCGACCGACGGCAAGACCGAAACCCTGGTCGCCATGCCCGCGCTGAACCTCGATGCCGCGTTCGTCCATCTGGATCTGGCCGACAAGCACGGCAATGCCGCCTACACCGGCGTCGACCCCTACTTCGACGATCTGTACTGTCTGGCCGCCGAGCGCCGCTATCTGTCGGTGGACCGGCTGGTGGAGACCGAGGAGCTGGTGAAAGCCGTTCCGCAGCAGTCGATCATCCTGAACCGGATGATGGTCGACGGCGTGGTCGAGGCGCCGGGCGGCGCGCACTTCACCTTCTCCGGCAGCTACGGCCGCGACGAGAAGTTCCAGCGCCACTACGTCGAAGCCGCCAAGACGCCCGAGTCGTGGGCCGAGTTCAAGGCGCGGTACCTGGATGTGTCCGAGGACGAATACCAGGCCGCCGTCCGCGCTTTCGCCGAGGAGCAGAAGTGA
- a CDS encoding enoyl-CoA hydratase family protein — protein sequence MGINRHTETAGVEVVTVDYPPVNALPSDGWFALADAIRAAGRDPETRVVVLRAEGRGFNAGVDIKEMNEDVGHAKLIAANHGCFEAFAAVYDCQVPVVTAVNGFCLGGGIGLVGNSDVIVASDDATFGLPEVDRGALGAATHLARLVPQHLMRTMFYTAGKLTAQQLHHFGSVYKVVPRAELDAAAMEVAKNIANKDRRVIRAAKKALNGIDVQDVHRSYRFEQGFTMELNLAGVADEIRARFDDDLAAQKKGK from the coding sequence ATGGGGATCAACCGTCACACCGAAACCGCAGGCGTTGAAGTCGTCACGGTCGACTATCCGCCGGTCAATGCCCTGCCTTCGGACGGCTGGTTCGCCCTCGCCGACGCCATCCGGGCGGCCGGGCGCGACCCGGAGACCCGGGTCGTCGTGCTGCGCGCCGAGGGGCGCGGCTTCAACGCGGGTGTCGACATCAAGGAAATGAACGAGGACGTCGGCCACGCCAAGCTGATCGCGGCCAACCACGGCTGCTTCGAAGCCTTCGCCGCCGTCTACGACTGCCAGGTTCCGGTGGTCACCGCCGTCAACGGCTTCTGCCTCGGCGGCGGCATCGGCCTGGTCGGCAACTCCGATGTCATCGTCGCCTCCGACGACGCGACCTTCGGCCTCCCCGAGGTCGATCGCGGCGCGCTCGGCGCGGCCACCCACCTGGCCCGGCTGGTCCCCCAGCATCTGATGCGGACCATGTTCTACACCGCGGGCAAGCTCACCGCCCAGCAGCTGCATCACTTCGGCTCGGTCTACAAGGTGGTGCCGCGGGCCGAACTCGACGCCGCCGCAATGGAAGTCGCGAAGAACATCGCGAACAAGGACCGCCGCGTCATCCGCGCCGCCAAGAAGGCGCTCAACGGCATCGACGTGCAGGACGTGCACCGGTCCTACCGCTTCGAGCAGGGCTTCACCATGGAGCTCAACCTCGCCGGTGTGGCCGATGAGATCCGGGCGCGCTTCGACGACGACCTGGCCGCACAGAAGAAGGGGAAGTAG
- a CDS encoding SDR family oxidoreductase: MALEIDLSGRVVLVTGGVRGVGAGVSKAFLAAGATVIACARRPAEAPVSSDGREIEYLPCDVRDADSVNGLIETIVRKHGRLDHVVNNAGGAPFALAAQASKNFHSKIVELNLLAPLLVSQIANAVMQEQPDGGSIVMVSSVSGHRPSPGTAAYGAAKAGIDSLTQSLSVEWAPKVRVNSLVVGLVETEQSELHYGDQNGIAAVAETIPLGRLARPEDIGHCAAFLASPLAAYVSGATLLVHGGGERPAFLAAATVEHR, translated from the coding sequence GTGGCTCTCGAAATCGACCTGTCCGGCCGCGTTGTTCTCGTCACCGGCGGTGTGCGAGGCGTCGGCGCCGGAGTGAGCAAGGCCTTCCTCGCGGCGGGCGCGACCGTCATCGCCTGTGCGCGCCGCCCGGCCGAAGCGCCGGTGTCCAGCGACGGACGGGAAATCGAATATCTGCCCTGCGATGTGCGGGACGCGGATTCGGTCAACGGGCTGATCGAGACCATCGTGCGCAAGCACGGCCGCCTCGATCACGTGGTCAACAATGCGGGCGGCGCGCCTTTCGCGCTCGCCGCACAGGCCAGCAAGAACTTCCATTCGAAGATCGTGGAGCTGAACCTGCTTGCTCCGCTGCTGGTTTCGCAAATCGCCAACGCGGTGATGCAGGAGCAGCCGGACGGCGGCTCGATCGTGATGGTTTCCAGCGTCAGCGGGCACCGGCCCTCGCCGGGCACCGCGGCCTACGGCGCGGCCAAGGCGGGCATCGACAGCCTGACCCAGTCGCTGTCGGTGGAGTGGGCGCCGAAGGTTCGGGTGAATTCGCTGGTCGTCGGGCTGGTCGAAACCGAGCAGAGCGAACTGCACTACGGCGACCAGAACGGCATCGCCGCGGTCGCCGAGACCATTCCGCTGGGCCGGCTGGCCCGCCCCGAGGACATCGGACACTGCGCCGCCTTCCTCGCCTCACCGCTGGCCGCCTACGTCAGCGGCGCGACCCTGCTGGTGCACGGCGGCGGTGAGCGCCCGGCCTTCCTCGCGGCCGCCACGGTCGAGCACCGCTGA